In Stomoxys calcitrans chromosome 2, idStoCalc2.1, whole genome shotgun sequence, the following proteins share a genomic window:
- the LOC106084535 gene encoding bolA-like protein DDB_G0274169 codes for MNITTRRLLTGKYLYPTLVHAMSTEVAVGGPVEKAIVTTLTSNLQPVHLQVVNESYMHNVPKGSETHFKVLVVSDKFEELPLIKRHRLVNNLLKEKLCDLFPHALSIEAKTPKQWTPSYTIEPSPNCRGGFGK; via the exons ATGAATATCACAAC ACGTCGTTTGTTGACTGGTAAAT ATTTATATCCAACATTAGTCCACGCAATGAGTACTGAGGTAGCTGTTGGAGGACCGGTAGAAAAGGCTATTGTAACAACACTGACGTCCAACTTACAACCGGTACATTTGCAAGTAGTTAATGAATCCTACATGCACAATGTGCCCAAAGGATCAGAGACTCACTTTAAGGTGTTGGTCGTATCTGACAAATTTGAAGAATTGCCTTTGATTAAG aggCATCGGTTGGTTAATAATTTACTGAAGGAAAAGTTGTGCGACCTCTTTCCCCATGCCTTATCGATTGAAGCCAAAACTCCAAAACAATGGACACCTTCCTATACTATAGAGCCCAGCCCGAATTGCCGCGGAGGTTTTGGCAAATAA